A part of Antennarius striatus isolate MH-2024 chromosome 21, ASM4005453v1, whole genome shotgun sequence genomic DNA contains:
- the adprh gene encoding ADP-ribosylarginine hydrolase gives MDRPATLEHYKAAMLLSGAGDALGYRNKLWEYNTSGPAILEELKELGGLNQIQAELPDWPVSDDTVLHLATAEGLATGKEGEELLHDVAARYVEGMKDMEGRMPGPSSMLGVSQLKPGMEGGYRVPYNAEGTGCGAAMRSMCIGLRYPKPDQLLSLVTVAVETGRMTHPHPTGFLGAVASALFTAYATQRRPMTTWGLGLLQEALPIAKGFVKDQGFAVEETERDWNYFAEKWQWYLDLRGISNGAGPVIWPSAYGAAERDEAYKSFSLAGWGGRSGHDAPMIALDALLGADSDWKELMERGAFHAGDSDSTAVIACCIWGLLYGTQGVPTGNYSKLEYRDRLERSAEKLYALSH, from the exons ATGGACCG ACCTGCTACACTGGAGCACTACAAGGCGGCCATGCTGCTCAGTGGTGCTGGCGACGCTCTGGGATACAGGAACAAGTTGTGGGAATACAACACATCAGGACCAGCTATTCTTGAG gagctgaaggagcttGGTGGTCTGAATCAGATCCAGGCGGAGCTCCCCGACTGGCCGGTGAGCGATGACACGGTTCTGCATCTGGCGACAGCCGAAGGGCTAGCAACTG ggaaagaaggagaagagctTTTGCATGATGTGGCTGCTCGATACGTGGAGGGAATGAAAGACATGGAGGGGAGAATGCCAGGGCCATCGAGCATGTTAG GGGTCTCCCAGCTGAAGCCTGGAATGGAAGGGGGCTACAGGGTGCCCTATAATGCTGAGGGGACGGGCTGTGGAGCAGCCATGAGGTCCATGTGCATCGGTCTCCG GTATCCAAAGCCTGACCAGTTGTTGTCGTTGGTGACGGTTGCGGTTGAGACCGGCAGGATGACCCATCCTCACCCCACTGGTTTCCTGGGTGCCGTGGCGTCGGCCCTGTTCACCGCGTACGCCACCCAGCGCAGGCCGATGACGACCTGGGGGCTTGGCCTACTTCAGGAGGCCTTACCAATAGCAAAGGGCTTTGTTAAGGATCAGGGCTTCGCTGTggaggagacggagagagaCTGGAACTACTTTGCTGAAAAGTGGCAGTG GTACCTGGATTTGAGGGGCATCTCTAATGGAGCGGGGCCTGTGATTTGGCCGTCCGCATACGGCGCAGCTGAGAGAGATGAAGCCTACAAGAGCTTCAGTCTGGCAGGTTGGGGGGGCCGCAGCGGCCATGATGCCCCTATGATAGCGCTGGATGCCCTGCTGGGGGCAGATTCAGACTGGAAGGAGCTGATGGAGAGAGGAGCCTTCCATGCAG GTGATAGTGACAGCACAGCCGTGATCGCCTGCTGCATCTGGGGTCTCCTGTATGGCACCCAGGGGGTCCCTACGGGCAACTACTCCAAGCTGGAGTACCGGGACCGGCTGGAGCGCAGTGCTGAGAAACTGTACGCTTTGTCACACTGA
- the LOC137588055 gene encoding ataxin-2-like protein isoform X1, whose translation MLKQQQQSGSGGRKASNGTPGPGGMSSPVSGINSGNRTPAGRNRPSAKPSFQSSPVFEGVYNNARMLHFLTAVVGSTCDIRVKNGSVFEGVFKTLSSRCELAVDAVHKRSEDESSTSAPPRREEITDTMIFSPSDLVTMICRDVDLNYATRDTFTDTAISSSRVNGEHKEKVLQRWEGGDSNGESYDLDNDASNGWDANEMFRYNEVKYGVTSTYDSSLSMYTVPLEKGNSEVFRQREARAARLASEIESNPQYRHRVSLENDEGKSEEEKYSAVVRDCSDRERGRESPRERGRDSPGANSREGKYIPLPQRQREMNRERVERGPGGPPSHNRVSGGYRSTPPSSSSPRPPLPSASGPQPSASPSERSSPMSGRGGVYTPHHPQGSPSPGPGSSPASPYTPASPGQTSTSASASTASSPASPPAPHGHAVPHSHSLPHSLSETGRPVNGVSSRTSPKAQRPPQSNRTGRSTNSHSQSSATRSPKSGQDTPYLDTSSVSLPAQKTSGPAPLFPVDVNEILGTAAKDRSAESPSSTEEGKSSKGPSVQQRSQIEELRKFGKEFRLQASGGSSSSPSSPAAATPPAIGESTQPSAAKSSPSDVHPAAEPKPQTPAPSPSQPQPQPSPSPAEDTTKDTAATHGAPTATATASIADRHSPAASQPSRALGSEEVRSEAAERTEGVADQVKKSTLNPNAKEFNPIKPQMPMTKPNTAPTPPRPTPPSPVVLQHPGGQGPIYNTPFLSYVSQIHSVQPPPMYQYTMSTISQGKFPRTKGSVVAQRSDHGTSAPPMLQAAASAAGAPLVASPYPQSYLQYNPPQYGQQPVIQTMTPYPGQPMYSMMQGGARMIGQGGGPHPQALGAPGGPQFPAQGDGPQGPQQSIYAPQSFSHHSGAVHQPQPSSTPTGNQPPPQHAAPSPGQNAQSGPQPQSLYHSGPLSAPTPPNMPPGHTSPQGSYPIQGYSIHGHQGIPPTYPLGQIAQAHVQGAMSGPHHSGGHGQPQLVMLQPPPQQGPGSVPQHPQHGPQQGAHQHFYIGHPQAMQVQTHPASYHPPGN comes from the exons ATGctgaaacaacagcagcagtccGGTTCAGGCGGAAGGAAAGCGTCTAACGGAACCCCGGGCCCCGGTGGCATGTCGTCCCCAGTCAGCGGTATCAACAGTGGCAACAGGACGCCGGCCGGAAG AAACCGACCTTCTGCAAAGCCGTCATTCCAGTCATCTCCT GTATTTGAGGGTGTGTACAACAATGCCAGAATGCTTCATTTCCTCACAGCAGTTGTG GGTTCCACCTGTGATATTAGAGTAAAAAATGGCAGTGTATTTGAAGGGGTATTCAAGACTCTCAGCTCCCGG TGTGAGTTGGCTGTTGACGCGGTACACAAACGCAGTGAGGATGAGAGCTCAACATCAGCTCCACCAAGAAGGGAAGAGATCACTGACACTATGATCTTTAGCCCCTCTGACCTGGTGACTATGATCTGCAGAGATGTCGACCTTAACTATGCTACCAGAG ACACTTTCACAGATACAGCCATCAGCTCCAGCCGTGTCAATGGGGAGCACAAAGAAAAAGTTttacagagatgggaagggGGAGACAGCAACGGAGAAAGTTACGATTTGGACAATGATGCA TCCAACGGTTGGGATGCCAACGAGATGTTTCGTTACAATGAGGTGAAATATGGTGTTACATCTACTTACGATTCCAGTCTTTCCATGTACAC TGTGCCTCTGGAAAAGGGCAACTCTGAGGTCTTCCGGCAGAGGGAGGCTCGAGCAGCTCGCCTGGCCAGTGAGATTGAGTCTAACCCCCAGTATCGCCATCGCGTCAGCCTGGAAAACGACGAGGGCAAGAGTGAGGAGGAGAAATACAGCGCTGTGGTGCGTGACTGCAGCGATCGTGAGAGGGGCAGAGAAAGTCCCCGCGAGAGAGGCAGAGACAGCCCCGGAGCCAACAGCAG GGAGGGCAAGTACATTCCATTACCTCAGCGCCAAAGAGAGATGAATCGGGAGCGTGTTGAGAGAGGCCCTGGGGGGCCTCCTTCTCATAACCGTGTGAGTGGAGGTTACCGCTccactcctccatcctcctcctctcccagaCCTCCATTGCCCTCTGCCTCCGGGCCACAGCCTAGTGCGTCCCCCTCGGAGAGGAGCAGCCCTATGTCAGGCCGAGGTGGAGTATACACTCCACACCATCCCCAGGGAAGTCCCAGTCCAGGCCCAGGGTCCAGCCCTGCTAGCCCATACACACCTGCCTCCCCAGGACAGACGTCCACGTCAGCCTCAGCTTCTACAGCATCATCTCCAGCCAGCCCCCCCGCTCCACACGGACACGCAGTTCCTCATTCCCACTCACTCCCACATTCGCTGTCTGAGACGGGCAGGCCTGTTAATGGAG TTTCTAGCAGAACATCTCCTAAAGCCCAAAGACCTCCACAGTCGAATAGAACTGGACGCTCCACAAACTCTCACAGTCAGTCCTCAG CAACCCGGTCCCCAAAATCGGGCCAGGACACTCCCTACCTAGATACATCGTCTGTCTCCCTGCCGGCTCAGAAGACGTCTGGCCCCGCTCCTCTCTTCCCTGTTGACG TGAATGAGATCCTCGGTACTGCTGCAAAGGATCGCTCAGCTGAGAGTCCCAGCAGCACAGAAGAAGGCAAGAGCAGCaaag GTCCCTCAGTTCAGCAGAGGTCGCAAATTGAGGAGCTGCGGAAATTTGGCAAGGAGTTCAGG ctccaGGCAAGTGGGGGCAGCTCCAGCTCTCCAAGCTCCCCAGCTGCAGCCACCCCTCCTGCCATTGGCGAAAGCACCCAACCCAGTGCAGCCAAGTCCTCACCATCAGACGTTCACCCTGCTGCAGAGCCCAAACCTCAGACTCCAGCTCCCAGTCCTTCTCAGCCCCAGCCTCAGCCTTCCCCGAGTCCAGCTGAGGATACCACCAAGGATACCGCAGCTACACATGGCGCCCCCACAGCTACCGCCACAGCATCCATTGCAGACAGACATTCGCCTGCAGCCTCCCAGCCGTCCAGGGCCCTGGGAAGTGAGGAGGTTAGGTCCGAGGCAGCAGAGCGTACAGAGGGCGTGGCAGA CCAAGTAAAAAAATCTACTTTAAACCCAAATGCTAAAGAGTTCAACCCCATCAAACCTCAAATGCCAATG ACAAAACCCAACACTGCGCCCACGCCTCCACGTCCAACTCCCCCAAGCCCAGTGGTCCTTCAGCACCCAGGTGGACAGGGGCCCATCTACAACACTCCTTTCCTCTCCTATGTGTCACAGATCCACTCTGTACAG CCTCCACCAATGTACCAGTACACCATGTCTACAATCAGCCAGGGAAAATTTCCTAGGACCAaag GCTCAGTTGTGGCTCAGAGATCTGACCACGGTACTTCTGCACCTCCCATGCTGCAAGCTGCAGCATCAGCTGCCGGAGCTCCGCTGGTCGCGTCACCCTATCCCCAGTCCTATCTGCAGTATAACCCCCCGCAGTACGGCCAGCAGCCAGTCATTCAGACCATGACACCTTATCCAGGACAG cCGATGTATTCCATGATGCAGGGTGGAGCCAGAATGATAGGCCAAGGTGGGGGCCCTCATCCACAAGCCCTGGGAGCTCCTGGAGGCCCACAGTTCCCTGCTCAGGGAGATGGACCTCAGGGACCACAGCAGAGCATCTATG CTCCTCAGTCCTTCTCCCACCATTCAGGTGCAGTCCATCAGCCCCAGCCCTCCAGCACCCCAACAGGCAATCAACCCCCTCCTCAGCACGCTGCACCCAGCCCTGGGCAG AATGCCCAGTCAGGCCCACAGCCCCAGTCTTTGTACCACTCAGGTCCCCTGTcagcccccacccctcccaacATGCCACCAGGACACACATCTCCACAGGGCTCTTACCCCATTCAGGGCTACAGCATCCATGGCCACCAGGGCATTCCACCAACTTACCCCCTGGGACAGATAGCACAG GCCCACGTACAGGGAGCTATGTCGGGCCCCCACCACTCAGGGGGCCATGGCCAGCCTCAGTTAGTGATGTTGCAGCCGCCCCCTCAGCAGGGCCCAGGCTCAGTGCCCCAGCACCCCCAACATGGACCTCAGCAAGGAGCACACCAACACTTTTACATCGGGCATCCACAAG CAATGCAGGTACAAACGCATCCTGCTTCCTATCATCCACCTGGAAACTGA
- the LOC137588055 gene encoding ataxin-2-like protein isoform X2: MSTLTMLPETLSQIQPSAPAVSMGSTKKKFYRDGKGETATEKVTIWTMMHPTVGMPTRCFVTMSVPLEKGNSEVFRQREARAARLASEIESNPQYRHRVSLENDEGKSEEEKYSAVVRDCSDRERGRESPRERGRDSPGANSREGKYIPLPQRQREMNRERVERGPGGPPSHNRVSGGYRSTPPSSSSPRPPLPSASGPQPSASPSERSSPMSGRGGVYTPHHPQGSPSPGPGSSPASPYTPASPGQTSTSASASTASSPASPPAPHGHAVPHSHSLPHSLSETGRPVNGVSSRTSPKAQRPPQSNRTGRSTNSHSQSSATRSPKSGQDTPYLDTSSVSLPAQKTSGPAPLFPVDVNEILGTAAKDRSAESPSSTEEGKSSKGPSVQQRSQIEELRKFGKEFRLQASGGSSSSPSSPAAATPPAIGESTQPSAAKSSPSDVHPAAEPKPQTPAPSPSQPQPQPSPSPAEDTTKDTAATHGAPTATATASIADRHSPAASQPSRALGSEEVRSEAAERTEGVADQVKKSTLNPNAKEFNPIKPQMPMTKPNTAPTPPRPTPPSPVVLQHPGGQGPIYNTPFLSYVSQIHSVQPPPMYQYTMSTISQGKFPRTKGSVVAQRSDHGTSAPPMLQAAASAAGAPLVASPYPQSYLQYNPPQYGQQPVIQTMTPYPGQPMYSMMQGGARMIGQGGGPHPQALGAPGGPQFPAQGDGPQGPQQSIYAPQSFSHHSGAVHQPQPSSTPTGNQPPPQHAAPSPGQNAQSGPQPQSLYHSGPLSAPTPPNMPPGHTSPQGSYPIQGYSIHGHQGIPPTYPLGQIAQAHVQGAMSGPHHSGGHGQPQLVMLQPPPQQGPGSVPQHPQHGPQQGAHQHFYIGHPQAMQVQTHPASYHPPGN; this comes from the exons ATGTCGACCTTAACTATGCTACCAGAG ACACTTTCACAGATACAGCCATCAGCTCCAGCCGTGTCAATGGGGAGCACAAAGAAAAAGTTttacagagatgggaagggGGAGACAGCAACGGAGAAAGTTACGATTTGGACAATGATGCA TCCAACGGTTGGGATGCCAACGAGATGTTTCGTTACAATGAG TGTGCCTCTGGAAAAGGGCAACTCTGAGGTCTTCCGGCAGAGGGAGGCTCGAGCAGCTCGCCTGGCCAGTGAGATTGAGTCTAACCCCCAGTATCGCCATCGCGTCAGCCTGGAAAACGACGAGGGCAAGAGTGAGGAGGAGAAATACAGCGCTGTGGTGCGTGACTGCAGCGATCGTGAGAGGGGCAGAGAAAGTCCCCGCGAGAGAGGCAGAGACAGCCCCGGAGCCAACAGCAG GGAGGGCAAGTACATTCCATTACCTCAGCGCCAAAGAGAGATGAATCGGGAGCGTGTTGAGAGAGGCCCTGGGGGGCCTCCTTCTCATAACCGTGTGAGTGGAGGTTACCGCTccactcctccatcctcctcctctcccagaCCTCCATTGCCCTCTGCCTCCGGGCCACAGCCTAGTGCGTCCCCCTCGGAGAGGAGCAGCCCTATGTCAGGCCGAGGTGGAGTATACACTCCACACCATCCCCAGGGAAGTCCCAGTCCAGGCCCAGGGTCCAGCCCTGCTAGCCCATACACACCTGCCTCCCCAGGACAGACGTCCACGTCAGCCTCAGCTTCTACAGCATCATCTCCAGCCAGCCCCCCCGCTCCACACGGACACGCAGTTCCTCATTCCCACTCACTCCCACATTCGCTGTCTGAGACGGGCAGGCCTGTTAATGGAG TTTCTAGCAGAACATCTCCTAAAGCCCAAAGACCTCCACAGTCGAATAGAACTGGACGCTCCACAAACTCTCACAGTCAGTCCTCAG CAACCCGGTCCCCAAAATCGGGCCAGGACACTCCCTACCTAGATACATCGTCTGTCTCCCTGCCGGCTCAGAAGACGTCTGGCCCCGCTCCTCTCTTCCCTGTTGACG TGAATGAGATCCTCGGTACTGCTGCAAAGGATCGCTCAGCTGAGAGTCCCAGCAGCACAGAAGAAGGCAAGAGCAGCaaag GTCCCTCAGTTCAGCAGAGGTCGCAAATTGAGGAGCTGCGGAAATTTGGCAAGGAGTTCAGG ctccaGGCAAGTGGGGGCAGCTCCAGCTCTCCAAGCTCCCCAGCTGCAGCCACCCCTCCTGCCATTGGCGAAAGCACCCAACCCAGTGCAGCCAAGTCCTCACCATCAGACGTTCACCCTGCTGCAGAGCCCAAACCTCAGACTCCAGCTCCCAGTCCTTCTCAGCCCCAGCCTCAGCCTTCCCCGAGTCCAGCTGAGGATACCACCAAGGATACCGCAGCTACACATGGCGCCCCCACAGCTACCGCCACAGCATCCATTGCAGACAGACATTCGCCTGCAGCCTCCCAGCCGTCCAGGGCCCTGGGAAGTGAGGAGGTTAGGTCCGAGGCAGCAGAGCGTACAGAGGGCGTGGCAGA CCAAGTAAAAAAATCTACTTTAAACCCAAATGCTAAAGAGTTCAACCCCATCAAACCTCAAATGCCAATG ACAAAACCCAACACTGCGCCCACGCCTCCACGTCCAACTCCCCCAAGCCCAGTGGTCCTTCAGCACCCAGGTGGACAGGGGCCCATCTACAACACTCCTTTCCTCTCCTATGTGTCACAGATCCACTCTGTACAG CCTCCACCAATGTACCAGTACACCATGTCTACAATCAGCCAGGGAAAATTTCCTAGGACCAaag GCTCAGTTGTGGCTCAGAGATCTGACCACGGTACTTCTGCACCTCCCATGCTGCAAGCTGCAGCATCAGCTGCCGGAGCTCCGCTGGTCGCGTCACCCTATCCCCAGTCCTATCTGCAGTATAACCCCCCGCAGTACGGCCAGCAGCCAGTCATTCAGACCATGACACCTTATCCAGGACAG cCGATGTATTCCATGATGCAGGGTGGAGCCAGAATGATAGGCCAAGGTGGGGGCCCTCATCCACAAGCCCTGGGAGCTCCTGGAGGCCCACAGTTCCCTGCTCAGGGAGATGGACCTCAGGGACCACAGCAGAGCATCTATG CTCCTCAGTCCTTCTCCCACCATTCAGGTGCAGTCCATCAGCCCCAGCCCTCCAGCACCCCAACAGGCAATCAACCCCCTCCTCAGCACGCTGCACCCAGCCCTGGGCAG AATGCCCAGTCAGGCCCACAGCCCCAGTCTTTGTACCACTCAGGTCCCCTGTcagcccccacccctcccaacATGCCACCAGGACACACATCTCCACAGGGCTCTTACCCCATTCAGGGCTACAGCATCCATGGCCACCAGGGCATTCCACCAACTTACCCCCTGGGACAGATAGCACAG GCCCACGTACAGGGAGCTATGTCGGGCCCCCACCACTCAGGGGGCCATGGCCAGCCTCAGTTAGTGATGTTGCAGCCGCCCCCTCAGCAGGGCCCAGGCTCAGTGCCCCAGCACCCCCAACATGGACCTCAGCAAGGAGCACACCAACACTTTTACATCGGGCATCCACAAG CAATGCAGGTACAAACGCATCCTGCTTCCTATCATCCACCTGGAAACTGA
- the mto1 gene encoding protein MTO1 homolog, mitochondrial — protein MLLKKISPFRSFLVLVSRNASHLTRQHYDVIVVGGGHAGTEAAAAAARTGAETLLVTQKILTIGALSCNPSLGGVGKGHLVKEVDALDGLCGRAGDWAGIHFSILNRRKGPAVWGPRAQLDRQRYREYIQSELLSTSRLTVLEGSVEELLVTEPNPAEPGQHRVTGIHLANANDPISASSVVLTTGTFLSGSLFVGQTTSPGGRIGDAPSSGGLSQTLRDRLGLRTGRLRTGTPPRIVKDSVDLSLALLHPPDSNPAPFSFLNKHTHIKPEEQLPCHLTQTTPGVERVVRESLHLNSHIQQDTKGPRYCPSIESRVLRFSGRNHQVWLEPEGLTSDLLYPQGLSMTMPPDVQLRLIREIPCMRKAEIHTPGYGVQYDFVCPTQLNPSLRVKSTQGLFLAGQINGTTGYEEAAAQGLWAGVNAARWALSLPELALSRTESYIGVLIDDLVSRGVTEPYRMFTSRAEFRTSLRPDNADLRLSLKGFEEVGCVSSLRYQEAVRVRDNLQDARAALQEFSLSTDSWRVHLPDTHISEFKHTALTGMEVLQYNDASFEMLMSAFPETFSPYMEFSQRLKIEAVYRSHCDLQKKEIERIQREENMSLPQDMDYFTAKVPLSQEVREILDRVRPSTLGAAIRLEGITPSAIVHLLHYVNNTRQKKRRTHRNQPDQKEKSEEEQYAGNTAFP, from the exons ATGCTGCTGAAGAAGATTTCTCCTTTCAGGAGTTTCCTTGTCCTGGTTTCCAGAAATGCCAGTCACCTTACTCGACAGCACTatgatgtcattgttgttgGTGGGGGTCATGCAGGGACCgaggcagcagctgcagcagccagGACGGGAGCCGAGACCCTTTTGGTTACGCAGAAAATACTCACCATTG GAGCCCTGTCCTGTAATCCATCTCTTGGAGGAGTTGGGAAGGGTCATCTCGTGAAGGAGGTCGATGCCCTGGATGGGCTTTGTGGTCGAGCAGGAGATTGGGCTGGGATCCATTTCTCGATCTTGAATCGTAGAAAGGGTCCTGCAGTTTGGGGACCAAGGGCCCAGCTGGATCGGCAGCGGTACCGTGAATATATTCAG TCTGAACTGCTGTCCACTTCCAGACTCACAGTGCTGGAGGGATCAGTGGAGGAGCTTCTGGTAACAGAACCGAACCCAGCTGAGCCCGGACAACACAGAGTCACTGGGATACATTTGG CAAATGCAAACGACCCTATCTCAGCCAGCTCTGTGGTTCTTACCACTGGTACCTTCCTGTCTGGGTCCCTCTTTGTTGGTCAAACCACATCGCCAGGTGGTCGCATTGGTGATGCCCCTTCAAGTGGTGGATTGTCACAGACGCTTAGGGACAGGCTGGGGCTGAGGACTGGCAGGCTGAGAACCGGGACCCCTCCTAGGATTGTGAAGGACTCAGTTGATCTCTCCTTGGCTTTGCTTCACCCCCCTGACAGTAATCCAGCTCCTTTCAGCTTCcttaataaacacacacacatcaag CCTGaagagcagctgccgtgccaccTGACGCAAACCACTCCCGGTGTGGAGAGAGTGGTGAGGGAGAGTCTCCATCTAAACAGTCATATACAGCAAGACACCAAGGGACCCag ATACTGCCCCTCCATTGAGTCACGAGTGCTTCGCTTTTCAGGCCGAAATCACCAGGTGTGGCTGGAGCCTGAggggttgacctctgaccttttataCCCTCAGGGCCTGTCCATGACTATGCCCCCTGATGTACAGCTACGCCTCATCAGAGAAATCCCCTGCATGCGCAAAGCTGAGATCCACACACCTG gTTATGGTGTCCAGTATGACTTTGTGTGTCCGACTCAGCTGAACCCTTCCCTGCGGGTAAAAAGCACTCAAGGTCTCTTTCTTGCGGGTCAGATCAATGGAACTACAGGTTATGAGGAGGCTGCTGCGCAg GGTCTGTGGGCGGGGGTGAACGCTGCCCGCTGGGCGCTTTCCCTTCCTGAACTCGCTTTGTCTCGGACAGAAAGTTACATCGGTGTTCTCATTGATGATTTGGTGAGTCGGGGGGTGACGGAACCCTACCGCATGTTCACCAGCCGGGCAGAGTTTCGTACGTCTCTGAGGCCAGACAACGCTGACCTCCGCCTCAGTCTGAAAG GTTTCGAGGAGGTGGGGTGTGTGTCTTCCTTACGCTACCAGGAGGCTGTGAGAGTTAGGGACAATCTCCAGGATGCAAGGGCAGCCCTTCAGGAGTTCAGTCTGTCCACTGACAGCTGGAGAGTTCATCTACCAGACACCCATATAAGCGAGTTCAAGCACACCGCACTAAC tgGGATGGAAGTGTTGCAGTATAATGATGCTTcctttgaaatgttgatgtcCGCCTTCCCAGAGACCTTTTCACCTTACATGGAATTTTCACAGAGGCTCAAGATCGAGG CTGTTTACAGATCTCACTGTGACCTCCAGAAGAAGGAAATAGAGAGAATCCAGAGGGAGGAGAACATGTCTCTCCCACAGGACATGGACTATTTCACCGCAAAGGTGCCATTGTCTCAGGAGGTCAGAGAAATTTTGGACAGAGTTCGACCCAGCACC CTGGGTGCTGCTATACGTCTGGAAGGCATAACTCCATCTGCAATCGTCCATCTCCTCCACTATGTAAATAACACAAGACAAAAGAAGAGACGAACCCACAGAAACCAACCAGaccaaaaagagaaaagtgaagaGGAGCAGTATGCTGGGAACACAGCTTTCCCTTAA